In the genome of Hymenobacter taeanensis, one region contains:
- a CDS encoding adenylate/guanylate cyclase domain-containing protein: MKTKILVVDDEADLELLIKQKFRRKIRENVYEFVFASNGQEALDSVQANPDLDIILSDINMPVMDGLTLLSKMPEANPIVKTVMVSAYGDMENIRTAMNRGAFDFVCKPVDFQDLELTMEKTAKQVRQLRETLQAIQENNILKMYVDETVLNFMGRPGFENKLMASETVEATVVFMDICGFTSLSEVLPPAEVVGMLNTYFDQMVKEIIAQGGYVDKFMGDAVMAVFRGDFHLDRAIDAALAVRNVVHSNQHTLPDGKPYQPQVSIGVNTGEMVSGNIGSASLKRLDYTVIGDTVNVSQRLQAAALPGQIIITEATYERVKESFQCRPIKEVTLKNKVQPVMIYEVVA, encoded by the coding sequence ATGAAAACTAAAATACTGGTAGTGGATGATGAAGCAGACCTGGAGCTGCTCATCAAGCAGAAGTTCCGGCGCAAGATCCGGGAAAACGTGTACGAATTTGTGTTTGCCAGCAACGGCCAGGAGGCGCTGGATTCGGTGCAGGCCAACCCCGACCTGGACATCATACTCTCCGACATTAATATGCCGGTGATGGATGGCCTGACCCTGCTCAGCAAAATGCCGGAGGCCAACCCCATTGTGAAAACCGTAATGGTATCAGCCTACGGTGACATGGAGAACATCCGGACGGCCATGAACCGGGGGGCATTTGACTTCGTGTGCAAGCCCGTAGATTTTCAGGATCTGGAGCTGACCATGGAGAAAACTGCCAAGCAGGTGCGCCAGCTGCGCGAAACGCTGCAGGCCATTCAGGAAAACAACATCCTGAAGATGTACGTGGATGAAACGGTGCTCAATTTCATGGGTCGGCCCGGCTTTGAGAACAAGCTCATGGCCAGCGAAACCGTAGAGGCCACCGTGGTCTTTATGGATATCTGCGGGTTTACGTCGCTGTCGGAGGTGCTGCCGCCGGCTGAAGTGGTGGGTATGCTCAACACCTACTTCGACCAGATGGTGAAAGAGATAATTGCCCAGGGCGGCTACGTAGACAAGTTTATGGGCGACGCCGTAATGGCCGTGTTCCGGGGCGACTTCCACCTCGACCGCGCCATTGATGCGGCGCTGGCGGTGCGCAACGTGGTGCACAGCAACCAGCACACCCTGCCCGATGGGAAACCCTATCAGCCCCAGGTGAGCATTGGGGTAAACACTGGTGAAATGGTATCCGGTAATATTGGCTCGGCCTCCCTCAAGCGCCTCGACTACACCGTTATTGGCGACACCGTAAACGTGAGCCAGCGCCTGCAGGCGGCCGCTCTGCCCGGTCAGATCATCATCACGGAGGCCACCTATGAGCGGGTAAAAGAGTCGTTTCAGTGTCGCCCAATCAAGGAAGTCACGCTGAAGAATAAGGTGCAGCCCGTTATGATTTATGAAGTAGTGGCCTAG
- a CDS encoding SDR family oxidoreductase: MNKIALVVGASGIIGSNLAQELLANGWTTYGLARRPSTDIPGLQPVAADLLEVAGLETALQDLAPTHVFITSWMRNDTEAENIRVNSAMVRNLLTVLAPKHSVQHVALVTGLKHYLGPFEAYAKEGVLPPTPLREEQPRLPVENFYYAQEDEVYAAAERDGFTWSIHRPHTIIGKAVGNQMNLGTTLAVYASICKETGRPFRWPGSKAQWEGLSDVTDARVIAKQLVWAATTEAAKNEAYNIVNGDVFRWSWLWGKIADWFGVEAVGFDGTIHPLEAEMAQYSDVWRDIATRHQLTEPNLDRLASPWHTDLDLGRPIEVMTDMANSRQRGFAVYQRTEESFFDLFKQLRHDRLLP; the protein is encoded by the coding sequence ATGAATAAGATTGCATTAGTAGTAGGCGCTAGCGGCATTATTGGAAGCAACCTGGCTCAGGAGCTACTTGCCAATGGCTGGACCACCTATGGCCTCGCCCGCAGACCCAGCACCGATATTCCCGGCCTCCAGCCCGTAGCCGCCGACTTGCTTGAGGTTGCCGGTCTGGAAACCGCTCTGCAAGACCTGGCCCCGACCCACGTGTTTATCACGAGCTGGATGCGCAACGACACCGAGGCGGAAAATATCCGGGTGAACAGTGCCATGGTGCGCAACCTGCTCACGGTGCTGGCTCCTAAACATTCCGTGCAGCACGTGGCGCTGGTAACCGGGCTTAAGCACTACCTGGGGCCATTTGAGGCCTATGCGAAGGAAGGAGTGCTGCCCCCCACGCCCTTGCGCGAGGAGCAGCCCCGCCTGCCCGTTGAGAACTTCTACTACGCTCAGGAAGATGAAGTGTACGCCGCCGCTGAGCGTGATGGGTTTACCTGGAGCATTCACCGCCCCCACACCATTATCGGTAAAGCCGTTGGCAATCAGATGAACCTGGGTACCACCCTGGCCGTGTACGCCAGTATCTGCAAGGAAACCGGCCGGCCGTTCCGCTGGCCCGGTTCAAAAGCGCAGTGGGAAGGCCTCTCCGATGTAACTGATGCCCGCGTAATTGCCAAGCAGCTTGTGTGGGCCGCTACCACCGAGGCCGCCAAGAATGAAGCCTATAACATTGTAAACGGCGACGTATTTCGCTGGAGCTGGCTGTGGGGCAAGATTGCCGACTGGTTTGGCGTAGAGGCTGTGGGCTTTGATGGAACTATTCACCCACTGGAAGCGGAGATGGCGCAGTATTCTGATGTGTGGCGCGATATTGCCACCCGCCACCAGCTAACGGAACCCAACCTGGACCGCCTGGCTTCTCCCTGGCACACTGATCTTGACCTGGGCCGGCCCATTGAAGTAATGACCGACATGGCCAACAGCCGCCAGCGGGGCTTCGCCGTGTATCAGCGCACCGAGGAATCCTTCTTTGATCTGTTTAAGCAGTTGCGCCACGACCGACTACTACCCTAG
- a CDS encoding thymidylate synthase yields MRQYLDLVRHILDHGTQKTDRTGTGTLSVFGHQMRFNLQEGFPLVTTKKVHLRSIIHELLWFLRGDTNIAYLKEHGVSIWDEWADENGELGPVYGRQWRAWPDGHGGTIDQISEVVRQLREQPDSRRILISAWNVADLPLMKLQPCHALVQFYVADGRLSCQLYQRSADVFLGVPFNIASYALLTLMLAQVSGLEPGEFIWTGGDTHLYSNHLEQARLQLTREPRPLPQMRLNPAVQDIFRFQYEDFTLENYEPHPGIKAPVAV; encoded by the coding sequence ATGCGCCAATACCTCGACCTCGTTCGCCATATTCTTGACCACGGCACGCAGAAAACTGACCGCACCGGCACGGGCACGCTTTCAGTATTTGGCCACCAGATGCGGTTTAATCTGCAGGAGGGCTTTCCGCTGGTTACTACCAAAAAAGTACACCTGCGTAGTATTATTCACGAGTTGCTGTGGTTCCTGCGCGGCGATACCAACATTGCCTACCTCAAGGAGCACGGCGTGAGCATCTGGGATGAGTGGGCGGATGAAAACGGCGAGCTGGGGCCCGTGTACGGCCGGCAGTGGCGCGCCTGGCCCGACGGCCACGGTGGCACCATTGACCAAATCAGCGAGGTGGTGCGCCAGCTGCGGGAACAGCCTGACTCGCGCCGCATCCTCATCTCGGCTTGGAATGTGGCCGACTTGCCCCTGATGAAGCTGCAGCCTTGCCACGCGCTGGTGCAGTTTTACGTAGCCGATGGGCGGTTGTCGTGCCAGCTGTACCAGCGCTCCGCCGACGTGTTTTTGGGCGTGCCTTTCAATATTGCCAGCTACGCCCTGCTCACGCTCATGCTAGCGCAGGTAAGTGGCCTAGAGCCCGGTGAGTTCATCTGGACCGGCGGCGACACCCATCTGTACAGCAACCACCTGGAGCAGGCCCGCCTGCAATTGACCCGGGAGCCGCGCCCATTGCCCCAGATGCGCCTAAACCCTGCTGTGCAAGACATTTTCCGCTTTCAGTACGAAGATTTTACCCTGGAGAATTACGAACCCCATCCTGGTATTAAGGCCCCCGTGGCCGTATAA
- a CDS encoding ATP-binding protein: MSVNTTIFFTIPIAMLIVRAMRRFFDLDTRLPHSNRALNMIWVPGVILYLVALVLKWQTDQLDEIYLLLVLGAIVVVLLRLQQYRPARTVLLALLPYTLYSALELELALTNSAWLKEYDDAFGTSQGFALIWLFTFLLIARNQKKQLEKERLLREQEEKAKRLIEAQNVELERLVSERTATLTQQAEELREALTELRITQTQLIQSEKMASLGELTAGIAHEIQNPLNFVTNFSDVSAELIDELEEERQRPDRDPELEAELLIDLKQNLQKITHHGQRAASIVRGMLEHSRASTGERQPVDLNVLADEYLRLAYHGLRAKDKSFNATLVTNFDPELGTIQAVSQDLGRVLLNLFTNAFYAVQKRKEHCPDGYTPTVSVTTHHQPDGDVQVRVRDNGTGIPEAVQKKIFQPFFTTKPTGEGTGLGLSLSYDIVTKGHNGTLTVETTEGEGTEFVITLPRADSPESA, from the coding sequence ATGAGCGTTAACACTACCATTTTCTTTACTATCCCCATCGCTATGCTGATTGTGCGAGCGATGCGGCGCTTTTTTGACCTTGATACCCGGCTGCCCCATAGTAATAGGGCGCTGAACATGATCTGGGTGCCCGGCGTGATTCTATATCTGGTGGCGTTGGTGCTGAAGTGGCAGACTGATCAGCTGGATGAGATATACCTGCTGCTGGTACTAGGAGCCATAGTAGTGGTACTGCTGCGGCTGCAGCAGTACCGCCCGGCGCGCACGGTGCTGCTGGCCCTGTTGCCTTACACGTTGTACTCAGCCCTTGAGCTGGAGCTGGCCCTTACTAATAGTGCCTGGCTGAAGGAGTACGATGATGCCTTTGGCACCTCACAAGGCTTTGCCCTCATCTGGCTGTTTACGTTTCTGCTGATTGCCCGCAACCAGAAGAAGCAGCTAGAAAAAGAGCGCCTGCTGCGCGAGCAAGAAGAAAAGGCCAAACGCCTCATTGAGGCCCAGAATGTAGAGCTGGAACGGCTGGTGAGCGAGCGTACGGCCACGCTCACCCAGCAAGCGGAGGAGCTGCGCGAGGCCCTCACAGAGCTCCGGATTACGCAGACCCAGCTCATCCAGAGCGAGAAAATGGCCTCTTTGGGAGAGCTGACGGCGGGCATTGCTCACGAAATTCAAAACCCGCTCAACTTCGTCACCAACTTCTCCGATGTATCGGCGGAGCTGATTGATGAGCTGGAAGAGGAGCGCCAACGCCCCGACCGCGACCCGGAGCTGGAAGCTGAGCTGCTGATAGATCTAAAACAGAACCTGCAGAAAATTACCCACCACGGGCAGCGGGCCGCCAGCATTGTGCGGGGCATGCTGGAGCATAGCCGGGCCAGTACCGGCGAGCGGCAACCCGTAGACCTTAACGTGCTGGCCGATGAGTACCTGCGCCTGGCCTACCATGGCCTGCGGGCCAAAGACAAATCATTCAACGCCACCCTCGTCACCAACTTCGATCCGGAGCTGGGTACCATTCAGGCGGTTTCGCAGGATCTGGGCCGCGTGCTCCTCAACCTGTTTACCAATGCCTTTTACGCCGTGCAGAAGCGGAAAGAGCACTGCCCTGATGGCTACACCCCCACCGTGAGCGTAACCACCCACCACCAGCCCGACGGCGATGTGCAGGTGCGGGTGCGCGATAACGGCACGGGTATACCAGAGGCCGTGCAGAAGAAAATTTTCCAACCCTTCTTTACCACCAAGCCTACCGGTGAGGGCACAGGCCTAGGCCTCTCCCTGAGCTACGACATTGTAACGAAGGGCCATAACGGCACGCTTACCGTAGAAACCACGGAGGGTGAAGGCACTGAATTTGTCATCACGCTTCCCCGCGCCGATAGCCCGGAGTCGGCCTGA
- a CDS encoding aminotransferase class IV — MISGSAYLLSNGQLLPAADFMLPLPNRGLYFNDGFFETMVWDESGLRYLPQHLARLQRAAAVLSLELPPEVATATALSQTLGQLAAVNELPVARLRLQLWREGGGLYSPTTAGCAWVATSQPFSPLETPITRADFAQAVHTNFSVYSFCKGPNALTYVLAAQEREQRQLKEILLTSAEGYVAEAVSSAVAWIWEGAIYAPALGTGCVAGVRLAHLHQVSQTLGLPWHEGLYFPQQLLAAEAVFTANIAGIRPVEEVAGVRFTSEQHPVLQQLRAAEALG; from the coding sequence ATGATTTCCGGCTCCGCTTATTTGCTCTCTAACGGTCAGCTGCTTCCGGCGGCGGATTTCATGCTCCCGTTGCCTAACCGCGGGCTGTATTTCAATGATGGCTTCTTCGAGACCATGGTGTGGGACGAATCTGGCCTGCGCTACCTGCCTCAGCACCTAGCACGGTTGCAGCGGGCGGCGGCAGTGTTAAGCTTAGAGTTGCCTCCTGAAGTAGCCACGGCCACGGCCCTGAGCCAAACGCTAGGCCAGTTGGCAGCCGTTAATGAGCTGCCAGTGGCGCGGCTGCGCTTACAACTCTGGCGCGAAGGTGGCGGATTGTACTCACCCACTACTGCGGGCTGCGCGTGGGTAGCTACAAGCCAGCCGTTTTCCCCGCTCGAGACGCCCATCACCCGCGCCGACTTTGCGCAAGCTGTACATACAAACTTCTCAGTCTACTCCTTTTGTAAAGGCCCTAACGCCCTCACCTACGTGCTGGCCGCCCAGGAGCGAGAGCAGCGCCAACTCAAGGAAATACTGCTAACCAGCGCGGAGGGCTATGTGGCCGAAGCCGTTTCCTCGGCGGTAGCCTGGATTTGGGAAGGTGCTATTTATGCGCCGGCACTCGGTACCGGTTGTGTTGCTGGCGTGCGGCTGGCTCACTTGCACCAGGTAAGCCAAACACTAGGGCTCCCTTGGCATGAAGGCTTATATTTTCCCCAGCAGCTGTTGGCCGCGGAGGCCGTGTTTACCGCCAATATTGCCGGCATCAGGCCTGTGGAGGAAGTAGCAGGTGTGCGGTTTACTTCAGAGCAACACCCCGTATTGCAGCAGCTACGCGCCGCTGAAGCGCTAGGCTAA
- a CDS encoding response regulator produces the protein MKILVVDDETDVRTLFEQRFRREIRSGQFSFSFAYSGEDALAYLHDHASEVVLILSDINMPGMSGLELLKHIKQQYTSPPPAPPQVMMITAYGDEESYQQAMQLGANDFLTKPVDFAALKEKLTSLSSYEN, from the coding sequence ATGAAGATATTGGTTGTAGATGATGAAACCGACGTGCGTACGTTGTTTGAGCAGCGCTTCCGTCGGGAAATACGGAGTGGGCAATTCTCCTTTTCCTTCGCCTACTCCGGCGAGGATGCCCTGGCCTACCTGCATGATCATGCCTCGGAGGTAGTACTGATTCTGTCAGACATCAACATGCCGGGCATGAGTGGCCTAGAGCTCCTCAAGCACATTAAACAGCAATACACCTCTCCTCCGCCCGCCCCGCCGCAGGTGATGATGATCACGGCCTACGGCGACGAGGAGAGCTATCAGCAGGCCATGCAGCTTGGGGCGAATGATTTCCTGACCAAGCCCGTTGACTTTGCGGCCCTCAAAGAAAAACTGACCTCGCTCTCGAGCTATGAAAACTAA
- a CDS encoding HD domain-containing protein, whose amino-acid sequence MDSQRAETYVLDQLRQHLSPTLAYHGVHHTLDVVAQAESLAAAEGVTDPDDLALLRTAALYHDAGFMTTYQGHESASCELAREILPDMDYSPSEVELICRMIMATQVPQNPDDLHLAQILCDADLDYLGRPDFWTISQTLREEWQARDMVRDEQHWYEIQVKFLSAHRFWTRTAIARREAETQARLAEIKVRLAQLGGDGVA is encoded by the coding sequence ATGGACTCTCAACGCGCCGAAACCTACGTGCTTGACCAGCTGCGCCAGCACCTCTCGCCCACCCTGGCCTACCACGGCGTACATCACACCCTTGATGTAGTAGCCCAGGCCGAGTCGCTGGCCGCCGCTGAGGGCGTAACTGACCCCGACGACCTTGCGCTGCTCCGCACGGCCGCCCTCTACCACGATGCCGGCTTCATGACCACCTACCAGGGCCACGAGTCCGCCAGCTGCGAACTGGCCCGGGAAATATTGCCTGACATGGACTACTCACCCAGCGAGGTTGAGCTGATCTGCCGCATGATTATGGCTACCCAAGTACCCCAGAACCCCGACGACCTGCACCTGGCCCAAATCCTCTGCGACGCCGACCTAGATTACCTGGGCCGCCCCGATTTCTGGACTATCAGCCAAACCCTGCGCGAGGAGTGGCAAGCCCGCGACATGGTGCGCGACGAGCAGCACTGGTACGAGATTCAGGTGAAGTTCCTCAGCGCCCATCGCTTCTGGACGCGCACCGCCATTGCCCGCCGCGAAGCTGAAACACAGGCTCGCCTAGCAGAGATTAAGGTGCGGCTGGCGCAGTTGGGAGGCGATGGAGTGGCCTAG
- a CDS encoding Crp/Fnr family transcriptional regulator, with the protein MSHHATTSRISATERVALLKNTALFAETPENVLSSIVPIMKEVAFQEGEQIFAKGDLGTSLFIVQEGEVHIFSGTQQLATFRPGDFFGELALLDAEPRSASAVAHGAVVTFRLDQEDFYDVMEERGEVLRNILRVLCQRLRRQNEKMQLPQ; encoded by the coding sequence ATGAGCCACCACGCCACCACGTCCCGCATCTCGGCCACGGAGCGGGTTGCCCTCCTGAAAAACACCGCTCTGTTTGCTGAAACCCCCGAAAACGTGCTCAGCAGCATTGTGCCCATCATGAAGGAGGTGGCCTTTCAGGAGGGGGAGCAAATCTTCGCCAAGGGCGACCTAGGTACTTCCTTGTTTATTGTGCAGGAAGGGGAAGTTCACATCTTCAGCGGCACGCAGCAGCTAGCCACCTTCCGCCCCGGCGACTTCTTCGGCGAGCTGGCCCTGCTGGATGCTGAGCCCCGCTCGGCCTCGGCAGTGGCTCACGGCGCTGTAGTTACTTTCCGCCTCGACCAGGAAGATTTCTATGACGTGATGGAAGAACGGGGCGAGGTGCTGCGCAATATTTTGCGCGTGCTTTGCCAACGCCTGCGCCGCCAAAATGAAAAAATGCAGCTGCCTCAATAG